A single region of the Nocardioides ochotonae genome encodes:
- a CDS encoding CaiB/BaiF CoA transferase family protein, with amino-acid sequence MSPREDLPLSGIRVVDLTVVWSGPGATALLGDLGAEVIRVEGNDRLSRQVSAKVTKASFEKTGYHGGTYPDKDPGARPYDRSALFNWHARNKLSACMNLDTPEGHRAFLELVRVSDVLVENNSNGVLEKLGLGHERLLEVNPRLVVVRMPPLGMTGPMSDYLGYGPNFNSLVGIAAMDGYEGEDPDSAGENYHMDEAAPAGVGFAVLAALWDRETTGRGGLVEFAQAENVMAEVGELFLDHQLNHRDPPVLGNADPWAVQDVVRVAGEDRWVAVTVRDDRDWRALCAVPGLDEDPRLPGPDADGDLRRSRSADIRAALADWCADREADDMVATLQGAGVPAAEVVSEPQLLTDAHLEARGWWRERSHPAIGTHRYPGHPWRSDDLDLAFGRPVPGFGEDNEHVYLTVLGWSREEYDDLVARGLVTDHQLA; translated from the coding sequence ATGAGCCCGCGTGAGGACCTGCCGCTGTCGGGGATCCGCGTCGTCGACCTGACCGTCGTGTGGTCCGGGCCCGGCGCTACCGCGCTGCTCGGCGACCTCGGCGCGGAGGTGATCCGGGTGGAGGGCAACGACCGGCTGAGCCGGCAGGTCTCCGCCAAGGTCACCAAGGCGTCGTTCGAGAAGACCGGCTACCACGGCGGCACCTACCCCGACAAGGATCCCGGTGCCCGTCCCTACGACCGCTCGGCGCTGTTCAACTGGCACGCGCGCAACAAGCTGTCGGCCTGCATGAACCTCGACACCCCCGAGGGCCACCGCGCCTTCCTCGAGCTCGTCCGGGTCAGCGATGTGCTGGTGGAGAACAACTCCAACGGCGTGCTGGAGAAGCTCGGCCTGGGCCACGAGCGACTGCTCGAGGTGAACCCGCGACTCGTGGTGGTCCGGATGCCGCCGCTGGGCATGACCGGCCCGATGAGCGACTACCTCGGCTACGGCCCGAACTTCAACAGCCTGGTCGGGATCGCGGCGATGGACGGCTACGAGGGCGAGGACCCCGACTCGGCCGGCGAGAACTACCACATGGACGAGGCGGCGCCGGCCGGTGTCGGGTTCGCCGTGCTGGCCGCGCTGTGGGACCGGGAGACGACCGGACGCGGCGGCCTGGTGGAGTTCGCCCAGGCCGAGAACGTCATGGCCGAGGTGGGCGAGCTCTTCCTCGACCACCAGCTCAACCACCGCGACCCGCCGGTGCTCGGCAACGCCGACCCGTGGGCGGTGCAGGACGTCGTACGCGTCGCCGGGGAGGACCGCTGGGTGGCGGTGACCGTCCGCGACGACCGCGACTGGCGGGCCCTGTGCGCGGTCCCCGGGCTCGACGAGGACCCGCGGCTGCCGGGTCCGGACGCCGACGGCGACCTGCGCCGCAGCCGCAGTGCCGACATCCGCGCCGCGCTCGCCGACTGGTGCGCAGACCGGGAGGCCGACGACATGGTCGCGACCCTCCAGGGCGCCGGGGTCCCGGCGGCGGAGGTGGTGAGCGAGCCGCAGCTGCTCACCGACGCCCACCTTGAGGCCCGCGGCTGGTGGCGCGAGCGCAGTCACCCGGCGATCGGCACCCACCGCTACCCGGGCCACCCGTGGCGCAGCGACGACCTTGACCTCGCCTTCGGCCGGCCCGTGCCGGGCTTCGGCGAGGACAACGAGCACGTGTACCTGACCGTCCTGGGCTGGTCCCGGGAGGAGTACGACGACCTGGTGGCCCGCGGTCTGGTGACCGACCACCAGCTGGCCTGA
- a CDS encoding MaoC family dehydratase has product MSTGTSAAPTAGQLHFEDVAVGDEVPALEVVVDETQMFFFSAATYNGHRIHYDKDWAREREGYDDVLVQGPLQSALLARAVTDWIGGAGRLVSFSAQNRAVAFPGQTLSFGGRVTGARVEDGRGVLELEIAGRRGDDVLMPGSATVSLPLRGDGG; this is encoded by the coding sequence GTGAGTACCGGAACCAGCGCCGCCCCGACGGCCGGGCAGCTGCACTTCGAGGACGTCGCCGTGGGCGACGAGGTCCCGGCCCTGGAGGTCGTGGTCGACGAGACCCAGATGTTCTTCTTCAGCGCGGCGACCTACAACGGCCACCGCATCCACTACGACAAGGACTGGGCGCGCGAGCGCGAGGGCTACGACGACGTGCTGGTCCAGGGGCCGTTGCAGTCCGCGCTCCTGGCCCGCGCGGTCACCGACTGGATCGGCGGCGCCGGACGCCTGGTGAGCTTCTCGGCGCAGAACCGCGCCGTGGCCTTCCCCGGCCAGACCCTCTCCTTCGGCGGCCGGGTCACCGGCGCCCGGGTGGAGGACGGTCGCGGCGTGCTCGAGCTGGAGATCGCCGGGCGCCGTGGCGACGACGTCCTGATGCCGGGCAGCGCGACCGTCTCGCTGCCCCTGCGCGGGGACGGCGGATGA
- a CDS encoding acyl-CoA carboxylase subunit beta: protein MTPSGHRDEWEPLLADLARRRAAARSMGGPDKLERVRRAGRLDARAKVAALLDPDSFAELGTLAGDGETPADAFVAGSGLIDGRPVLVGVEDFTVAGGSIGTAGATKRARLAALARQERVPLVLVLEGAGHRATNALAVHRPAPNDLQALVELAGLVPTAVVVTGPSAGHGALAAPLADHVVLVEGDGSLFTAGPPLVKASLGEVVTKEELGGAAVHAESSGVVHEVTPDVHAALQAVRRWLSYLPANAWEHPPTTTGPDTGERLLDRVLDVVPPNPRRPYDMHLLLEELFDAGSLLELQARHGRSLITALGRLGGRPVAVVANQPAVLAGAIDVAAAEKGARFVERAAAFHLPLLQLADNPGVLAGSASEKAGILRAAARMFAAQHRARVPKLHVTVRKAFGFGSSVMGQNAFGGQTLSLAFPGAMLGGIPAAVGGATSGADAETREALLANEAAGPWRLAASATYDEVIDPRELRNALLAGLRLARPVARPEPVVHAGYLP from the coding sequence ATGACCCCGTCCGGGCACCGCGACGAGTGGGAGCCGCTGCTGGCGGACCTCGCGCGCCGGCGAGCAGCCGCGCGGTCGATGGGTGGCCCGGACAAGCTGGAGCGCGTCCGCAGAGCCGGGCGCCTCGACGCCCGCGCCAAGGTCGCGGCCCTGCTCGACCCGGACAGCTTCGCCGAGCTCGGCACGCTGGCCGGGGACGGCGAGACTCCCGCCGACGCGTTCGTCGCCGGCTCGGGACTGATCGACGGTCGCCCGGTGCTGGTCGGGGTGGAGGACTTCACCGTCGCCGGCGGCTCGATCGGTACGGCGGGGGCCACCAAGCGGGCCCGGCTCGCCGCGCTGGCCCGGCAGGAGCGGGTGCCGCTGGTGCTGGTGCTCGAGGGGGCCGGGCACCGCGCGACCAACGCGCTCGCCGTCCACCGCCCGGCGCCGAACGACCTCCAGGCGCTGGTCGAGCTGGCCGGGCTGGTGCCCACCGCGGTCGTGGTGACCGGCCCGTCCGCCGGGCACGGCGCCCTCGCCGCGCCGCTGGCCGACCACGTCGTGCTGGTCGAGGGCGACGGCTCGCTGTTCACCGCCGGCCCGCCGCTGGTGAAGGCGTCGCTCGGCGAGGTGGTCACCAAGGAGGAGCTCGGCGGCGCCGCGGTGCACGCCGAGTCCAGCGGGGTGGTGCACGAGGTGACCCCCGACGTGCATGCCGCCCTGCAGGCGGTGCGCCGCTGGCTGTCCTACCTGCCCGCCAACGCCTGGGAGCACCCGCCCACCACGACCGGTCCGGACACCGGCGAACGCCTGTTGGACCGGGTGCTCGACGTGGTCCCTCCCAACCCGCGCCGGCCCTACGACATGCACCTGCTGCTCGAGGAGCTGTTCGACGCCGGGTCGCTGCTGGAGCTGCAGGCCCGGCACGGCCGGTCGTTGATCACCGCGCTGGGTCGCCTCGGCGGCCGTCCGGTCGCCGTGGTCGCGAACCAGCCCGCGGTGCTCGCCGGGGCGATCGACGTCGCGGCCGCCGAGAAGGGGGCGCGCTTCGTCGAGCGTGCCGCCGCCTTCCACCTCCCGCTGCTCCAGCTGGCCGACAACCCCGGCGTGCTCGCGGGCAGCGCCTCGGAGAAGGCCGGGATCCTGCGCGCCGCCGCGCGGATGTTCGCCGCGCAGCACCGTGCCCGGGTGCCCAAGCTGCACGTCACGGTCCGCAAGGCCTTCGGGTTCGGCAGCTCGGTGATGGGCCAGAACGCCTTCGGCGGGCAGACCCTCTCGCTGGCGTTCCCCGGGGCGATGCTCGGCGGCATCCCGGCCGCGGTCGGCGGCGCCACGTCGGGCGCGGACGCCGAGACCCGCGAGGCCCTGCTCGCCAACGAGGCGGCCGGTCCGTGGCGCCTGGCCGCGTCCGCGACGTACGACGAGGTGATCGACCCGCGCGAGCTGCGCAACGCCCTGCTGGCCGGGCTCCGCCTGGCCCGACCCGTCGCCCGGCCGGAGCCGGTCGTCCACGCGGGCTACCTGCCGTGA
- a CDS encoding enoyl-CoA hydratase-related protein gives MSASTVLLDVADGVATLTLHAPEKRNAFDAGTGRELAAAYARCDADDEIRAVVLTGTPPAFCAGADLSAGESALAGTDDGFSAAGVRFPAFAVRKPVIAAVNGHALGIGLTLALQCDVRFLAADARYGVVQARLGLLGDAWSHWVLPRMIGVSRAAEVLLAGSTFDGHRALELGLGSRVLPADEVLPAALAWARDVATHTAPQSVAASKQLLWAAFDLDAAEVERLETAWHRRLMDHDDVREGVRAVRERRAPRWTGRVSDLPPAPHPFRPDAG, from the coding sequence GTGAGCGCGAGCACGGTGCTCCTCGACGTCGCCGACGGGGTCGCCACGCTCACGCTGCACGCGCCCGAGAAGCGCAACGCCTTCGACGCCGGCACCGGCCGCGAGCTGGCCGCGGCGTACGCACGCTGCGACGCCGACGACGAGATCCGCGCAGTGGTCCTCACCGGCACCCCGCCCGCGTTCTGCGCCGGCGCCGACCTGAGCGCGGGGGAGTCGGCCCTCGCCGGGACCGACGACGGGTTCAGTGCCGCGGGGGTGCGCTTCCCGGCGTTCGCGGTCCGCAAGCCGGTGATCGCCGCGGTCAACGGCCACGCCCTGGGCATCGGGCTGACACTGGCGCTGCAGTGCGACGTACGCTTCCTCGCCGCCGACGCGCGGTACGGCGTGGTGCAGGCGCGCCTCGGCCTGCTGGGCGATGCGTGGTCGCACTGGGTGCTGCCGCGGATGATCGGGGTCTCCCGCGCTGCGGAGGTGCTGCTCGCGGGGTCCACCTTCGACGGCCATCGGGCCCTCGAGCTCGGGCTCGGCAGCCGGGTGCTGCCGGCCGACGAGGTGCTGCCCGCCGCCCTCGCCTGGGCCCGCGACGTGGCCACGCACACCGCGCCGCAGTCGGTGGCCGCGAGCAAGCAGCTGCTGTGGGCCGCCTTCGACCTCGACGCCGCCGAGGTCGAGCGCCTCGAGACCGCCTGGCACCGCCGGCTGATGGACCACGACGACGTGCGCGAGGGCGTGCGCGCCGTTCGCGAGCGACGGGCTCCGCGGTGGACCGGCCGGGTGAGCGACCTGCCGCCCGCGCCCCACCCGTTCCGTCCCGACGCGGGCTGA
- a CDS encoding CaiB/BaiF CoA transferase family protein, with protein MADTAGAGETGSGAPAQVLSGVRVLDLSRWVAGEYATKLFADFGADVVKVEKPGEGSLTRRWGPFPDDRPDPERSALFLHLNTNKRSVALDLHDPADRELLLGLVRDAHAVVESFRPGHLERLGLGPDVLRAVNPRLVLTRISAFGQTGPRRDHEASGLVLQAAGGPMHATGQAERAPLRKPALLEHYTVGRSAGQATLAAVLGARRTGRGATIDVSGQEVLLAGADRRASYLLSASYSGITAPRGARSPHRHGATFTGPFRAADGFVMVYVTNQAFWNRFVHLVGAEDPAFRERFLDRQTVAGEDREEFLAHVAGWIAARPKVAVMEAAEAARIPVTAYLSVSEVLTHPHFRERGAFVAADHPRAGRLEYAGPPWRMDRGYALRTPAPLLDQHGADVRAEAAGPTATEPTEPTQEVPA; from the coding sequence GTGGCTGACACGGCTGGAGCTGGCGAAACCGGATCTGGCGCACCGGCGCAGGTGCTCTCCGGGGTCCGCGTGCTCGACCTCTCGCGCTGGGTGGCGGGCGAGTACGCCACCAAGCTCTTCGCCGACTTCGGTGCGGACGTCGTCAAGGTCGAGAAGCCCGGGGAGGGCAGCCTCACCCGGCGCTGGGGCCCGTTCCCCGACGACCGCCCCGACCCCGAGCGCAGCGCGCTCTTCCTGCACCTCAACACCAACAAGCGATCGGTCGCCCTGGACCTGCACGACCCGGCGGACCGCGAGCTGCTCCTCGGGCTGGTGCGGGACGCGCACGCGGTCGTGGAGTCGTTCCGTCCCGGCCACCTCGAGCGCCTCGGCCTCGGCCCCGACGTGTTGCGCGCGGTGAACCCCCGCCTGGTCCTCACCCGGATCAGCGCGTTCGGCCAGACCGGTCCGCGCCGCGACCACGAGGCCAGCGGCCTGGTGCTCCAGGCGGCCGGCGGCCCCATGCACGCCACCGGGCAGGCGGAGCGCGCGCCGCTGCGCAAGCCCGCGCTGCTCGAGCACTACACGGTCGGGCGCAGCGCCGGGCAGGCCACGCTCGCTGCCGTGCTCGGCGCCCGGCGCACCGGACGCGGCGCGACGATCGACGTGTCCGGCCAGGAGGTGCTGCTGGCCGGCGCCGACCGGCGCGCGTCGTACCTGCTCTCCGCGTCGTACTCCGGCATCACCGCGCCGCGAGGCGCCCGCAGCCCGCACCGGCACGGCGCCACCTTCACCGGGCCGTTCCGGGCCGCCGACGGCTTCGTGATGGTCTACGTGACCAACCAGGCCTTCTGGAACCGCTTCGTGCACCTCGTCGGCGCCGAGGACCCCGCGTTCCGCGAGCGGTTCCTGGACCGCCAGACCGTCGCCGGCGAGGACCGCGAGGAGTTCCTGGCCCACGTCGCGGGATGGATCGCGGCGCGGCCGAAGGTCGCGGTGATGGAGGCCGCCGAGGCGGCACGGATCCCGGTCACCGCCTACCTCTCGGTCTCCGAGGTGCTGACCCACCCCCACTTCCGCGAGCGCGGTGCGTTCGTCGCCGCCGACCACCCCCGGGCCGGTCGGCTGGAGTACGCCGGCCCGCCGTGGCGGATGGATCGCGGCTACGCCCTGCGCACGCCTGCGCCGCTGCTGGACCAGCACGGCGCCGACGTGCGCGCCGAGGCAGCTGGCCCCACCGCCACCGAACCCACCGAGCCGACCCAGGAGGTGCCCGCATGA
- a CDS encoding acyl-CoA dehydrogenase family protein: MKLVVTTQERDLAASLRELFATHCPPELVRALREPGGERVPEKLWASLVAAEVLALPFGEDVGGAGGTLDDLAVVYAEAGRALCPTVVLSTLHLGLAVAALGSAEQQSRVLTPLCRGELRGAVALASPYDAADVRPTLRAERIGGDRVAVSGRLDHVLDADLADRVLATATLTTYGEPDRLVGVLLDPRAPGLTLTALPTSDSDRLQQLDLDHVVVPAADVLTGPEGAGLATDGVRRVALLVRALQCVDMAAGADAVLERTVAHVRGREQFGRAIASFQAAQHLVADVHIAVRAARLAARSAVFWHGRGRPAVRETAVAVLRAATAYRRATLDGHQLHGGMGYVVETDLHLWSERARLLGALGGGPDVAAGWLEEEIARG; the protein is encoded by the coding sequence GTGAAGCTCGTCGTCACCACCCAGGAGCGCGACCTCGCCGCCAGCCTGCGTGAGCTGTTCGCCACCCACTGCCCACCCGAGCTGGTCCGCGCGCTGCGCGAGCCGGGCGGGGAGCGGGTCCCGGAGAAGCTCTGGGCATCGCTGGTCGCCGCGGAGGTGCTCGCGCTGCCGTTCGGCGAGGACGTCGGCGGCGCCGGCGGCACCCTCGACGACCTGGCGGTCGTGTACGCCGAGGCCGGGCGCGCGCTGTGCCCCACGGTCGTGCTCAGCACCCTCCACCTCGGCCTCGCGGTGGCCGCCCTGGGCAGCGCGGAGCAGCAGTCACGGGTGCTGACCCCGCTGTGCCGCGGCGAGCTGCGCGGCGCCGTGGCGCTGGCCAGCCCCTACGACGCCGCCGACGTGCGCCCGACGCTCCGGGCGGAGCGGATCGGCGGGGACCGGGTCGCGGTGAGCGGTCGCCTCGACCACGTCCTCGACGCCGACCTCGCCGACCGGGTGCTGGCCACCGCCACCCTGACGACGTACGGCGAGCCGGACCGGCTGGTCGGGGTGCTGCTCGATCCGCGGGCCCCGGGGCTCACGCTCACCGCGCTGCCGACCAGCGACTCCGACCGGCTCCAGCAGCTGGACCTCGACCACGTCGTGGTGCCGGCGGCGGACGTGCTGACCGGGCCCGAGGGGGCCGGTCTCGCCACGGACGGGGTGCGCCGCGTCGCGCTGCTCGTCCGGGCGCTCCAGTGCGTCGACATGGCCGCCGGCGCGGACGCGGTGCTCGAGCGCACCGTGGCTCACGTCCGGGGCCGTGAGCAGTTCGGCAGGGCCATCGCGTCCTTCCAGGCTGCCCAGCACCTCGTGGCCGACGTGCACATCGCGGTCCGGGCGGCCCGGTTGGCCGCCCGGAGCGCGGTCTTCTGGCACGGCCGCGGCCGGCCGGCGGTCCGGGAGACCGCGGTCGCGGTGCTGCGAGCCGCCACGGCGTACCGGCGCGCGACGCTCGACGGCCACCAGCTGCACGGTGGCATGGGCTACGTCGTCGAGACCGACCTGCACCTGTGGTCCGAGCGGGCCCGCCTGCTCGGGGCGCTCGGCGGCGGGCCGGACGTGGCCGCCGGCTGGCTCGAGGAGGAGATCGCCCGTGGCTGA
- a CDS encoding FAS1-like dehydratase domain-containing protein: MTQQTEETGQVPDLVPPEAAAQVGKVVARASGEVVRRDWQRWAVAVGEDNPLWFDPEHARAHGFDDVVAPPLYLQYAVLGVTPLDRLRADGSSGASSGDLAFPDAPRRMAGGESTTFHRYCGHGDVVTMERRVESIVQKQGRSGPFVLVTWRTTYTDQCDELVAEATTSMIARP, translated from the coding sequence ATGACCCAGCAGACCGAAGAGACCGGGCAGGTGCCGGACCTGGTCCCGCCCGAGGCCGCGGCCCAGGTGGGCAAGGTCGTCGCCCGCGCGAGCGGCGAGGTCGTCCGCCGCGACTGGCAGCGGTGGGCGGTCGCGGTGGGGGAGGACAACCCGCTGTGGTTCGACCCCGAGCACGCCCGGGCCCACGGCTTCGACGACGTCGTCGCGCCCCCGCTCTACCTGCAGTACGCCGTCCTGGGCGTCACCCCGCTCGACCGGCTGCGGGCCGACGGCTCCTCCGGGGCCTCGTCGGGCGACCTGGCGTTCCCGGACGCGCCGCGCCGGATGGCCGGTGGGGAGAGCACGACGTTCCACCGCTACTGCGGGCACGGCGACGTCGTGACGATGGAGCGCCGGGTCGAGTCGATCGTGCAGAAGCAGGGCCGCAGCGGCCCGTTCGTGCTCGTCACCTGGCGCACGACCTACACCGACCAGTGCGACGAGCTGGTGGCCGAGGCCACCACCTCGATGATCGCGCGCCCGTGA
- a CDS encoding acyl-CoA dehydrogenase family protein, whose product MDFELDTEQRAWQEEVRAFLREHVTPALRAELAEHDLEKRDGELMAFRRKIGEKGWFGLNWPVEHGGLGLGPIFQHLLVSEFEYWGVPGPDLTVTSVAPMIMRHGSDRNKAEFLTPIARGEMVCAVGYSEPGAGTDLASLRTRAVLEGTMEDGEWVINGAKTWNSGAQRSTHEWLCVRTDPDAPKHRGISVIIVPIDHPGVTIRPLTAWSGYRTNEAFFDDVRVPATNLIGEVNKGWRYITGALDLERGALTNAGDLRRAVDDLLELARQPRRDGVVPANDPTVRRRLAHLDADVEVATLMGFEAASLLDEGVIPSVEVSVEKIFTSELRQRIAEVALDLLGPDGLLGHRTAAAPDDGRFERLYRIAPLLRFGAGTNEVLRDVIAQRGHAMPSYGR is encoded by the coding sequence GTGGACTTCGAGCTCGACACCGAGCAGCGTGCGTGGCAGGAGGAGGTCCGGGCGTTCCTGCGTGAGCACGTCACCCCGGCGCTGCGGGCCGAGCTCGCCGAGCACGACCTCGAGAAGCGCGACGGCGAGCTGATGGCGTTCCGCCGCAAGATCGGCGAGAAGGGCTGGTTCGGCCTGAACTGGCCGGTCGAGCACGGCGGTCTCGGCCTGGGCCCGATCTTCCAGCACCTGCTGGTCAGCGAGTTCGAGTACTGGGGCGTCCCGGGTCCCGACCTCACCGTCACGTCGGTGGCGCCGATGATCATGCGCCACGGCAGCGATCGCAACAAGGCGGAGTTCCTGACGCCGATCGCGCGCGGCGAGATGGTCTGCGCCGTGGGCTACTCCGAGCCCGGCGCCGGCACCGACTTGGCGAGCCTGCGCACCCGCGCGGTGCTCGAGGGGACCATGGAGGACGGCGAGTGGGTGATCAACGGCGCCAAGACCTGGAACAGCGGTGCCCAGCGCTCCACCCACGAGTGGCTGTGCGTCCGCACCGATCCCGATGCCCCGAAGCACCGCGGCATCTCGGTGATCATCGTGCCGATCGACCACCCGGGGGTGACCATCCGCCCGCTCACGGCCTGGTCGGGCTACCGCACCAACGAGGCGTTCTTCGACGACGTTCGGGTGCCCGCGACCAACCTGATCGGCGAGGTCAACAAGGGGTGGCGCTACATCACCGGCGCGCTGGACCTCGAGCGCGGTGCCCTCACCAACGCCGGCGACCTGCGCCGCGCGGTCGACGACCTCCTCGAGCTTGCCCGTCAACCTCGCCGCGACGGCGTCGTGCCGGCGAACGACCCGACGGTGCGGCGCCGGCTCGCCCACCTCGACGCCGACGTCGAGGTCGCCACGCTGATGGGCTTCGAGGCCGCGTCGCTGCTCGACGAGGGCGTCATCCCGAGCGTGGAGGTGAGCGTCGAGAAGATCTTCACCAGCGAGCTGCGCCAGCGCATCGCGGAGGTCGCGCTCGACCTGCTCGGTCCCGACGGACTGCTCGGGCACCGCACCGCGGCCGCCCCCGACGACGGCCGCTTCGAGCGGCTCTACCGGATCGCGCCGCTGCTGCGCTTCGGCGCCGGCACCAACGAGGTGCTGCGCGACGTCATCGCCCAACGCGGGCACGCCATGCCGTCCTACGGTCGCTGA